The following are encoded in a window of Arvicanthis niloticus isolate mArvNil1 chromosome 1, mArvNil1.pat.X, whole genome shotgun sequence genomic DNA:
- the Tmem132a gene encoding transmembrane protein 132A isoform X4, whose translation MTEHAAAAPRGPYGAWLCLLVALALEIVRVDGNHDTLDPIYLPVALELLDAPEHFRVQQVGHYPPANSSLGSRSETFLLMQPWPRAQPLLRASYPPFATQQVVPPRVTEPHRRPVPWDVRAVSVEAAVTPAEPYARVLFHLKGQDWPPGPGSLPCARLHATHPAGTAHQACRFQPSLGACVVELEFPSHWFSQSATTRAELAYTLEPAGEGPGGCGPGTEEEPREQALPVGGVELHPEDPPQYQEVPLDEVVTLRAPDVPMRPGQLFTATLLLRHNFTASLLTLRIKVKKGLQVTAARPAQPTFWTAKLDRFKGSKHHTSLITCHRTGPAGPDSSPLELSEFLWVDFAVENSTGGGVAVTRPVTWQLEYPGQAPEAEKDKMVWEILVSERDIRALIPLAKAEELVNTAPLTGVPQRIPVRLVTVDSGGALEEVTEHIGCESANTQVLQVSEACDAVFVAGQESRGAKGVRVDFWWRRLRASLKLTVWAPVLPLRIELTDTTLEQIRGWRVPGPAEGQLEPEAAVEEVERRSRGCRLQYQRAGVRFLVPFAAHPLDGGRRLTHLLGPDWLLDVSHLVAAHAHVQDPRIASLEDGRILVGREPGVTSIEVRSPLSDSILGEQALAVTDDKVSVLDLRVQPVMGISLSLSRGMSHPGEVTATCWAQSALPAPKQEVALSLWLSFSDHTLAPAELYDRNDLGLSVSAEEPGAVLPAEEQGAQLGVVVSGVGAEGLPLHVALHPPEPCRRGRHRVPLASGTAWLGLPPLPTPAPPPVPSSPAQTPPFTESTVEGKRQVAGDMGGHVGIRGKFERAEEDAGKGENEAKEEEEDEEEMVPAPQRVTDLELGMYALLGIFCLTILIFLVNGVVFVLRYQRKEPPDSATDPSSPQPHNWVWLGTNQEELSRQLDRCSSSGPPKGEGGCPCESGAGGDASTVAPSASEGPAGSSSTLARKEAGGRRKRVEFVTFAPAPPAQLPEEPVGAPAVQSILVAGEEDIRWVCEDMGLKDPEELRNYMERIRGSS comes from the exons TTGACGGTAACCATGACACCCTGGACCCCATCTACCTGCCTGTGGCCCTGGAACTCCTGGATGCCCCTGAGCATTTTCGTGTGCAGCAGGTGGGCCACTACCCACCTGCCAACTCTTCCCTGGGCTCCCGCTCTGAGACCTTCCTGCTCATGCAGCCCTGGCCCAGGGCACAGCCGCTTCTCCGGGCTTCCTACCCACCTTTTGCCACTCAGCAG GTGGTCCCTCCTAGGGTCACCGAGCCCCACCGGCGGCCTGTCCCTTGGGATGTGCGGGCTGTTTCCGTGGAAGCAGCGGTGACTCCAGCAGAGCCCTATGCCCGTGTCCTCTTCCACCTCAAAGGGCAGGATTGGCCACCAGGACCTGGCAGCTTGCCCTGTGCCCGACTACATGCCACACACCCTGCAGGCACTGCCCACCAGGCCTGCCGCTTCCAG CCATCTCTGGGTGCCTGTGTGGTGGAACTGGAATTCCCCTCTCACTGGTTCTCCCAAAGTGCCACCACAAGGGCCGAACTGGCCTACACGCTGGAGCCTGCAGGCGAGGGCCCTGGGGGCTGTGGCCCTGGCACGGAGGAGGAACCCAGAGAACAGGCTCTCCCAGTGGGTGGTGTGGAGCTGCACCCCGAAGATCCCCCACAGTACCAGGAGGTACCTCTGGATGAAGTAGTCACTTTGCGTGCACCTGATGTGCCAATGAGGCCTGGCCAGCTCTTCACCGCCACTCTCCTACTTCGACACAACTTCACTGCCAGCCTTCTTACTCTGCG GATCAAGGTGAAGAAAGGGCTGCAGGTGACAGCTGCCCGCCCAGCCCAAcccaccttctggactgctaagCTAGACCGCTTCAAGGGCTCAAAGCACCACACCAGCCTGATCACCTGTCACCGCACTGGGCCTGCAGGGCCAGATTCCAG CCCCCTTGAACTGTCTGAGTTCCTGTGGGTAGACTTTGCGGTGGAGAATAGCACTGGTGGGGGTGTGGCAGTCACTCGCCCTGTCACATGGCAGCTGGAGTACCCAGGTCAGGCCCCCGAAGCCGAGAAGGACAAAATGGTGTGGGAGATCCTGGTGTCTGAGCGAGACATCAGAGCCCTCATCCCTCTGGCCAAG GCTGAAGAGCTGGTGAACACGGCTCCATTGACTGGAGTGCCCCAGCGTATCCCTGTGCGCCTTGtcactgtggacagtgggggagccCTGGAGGAGGTGACAGAGCACATTGGCTGTGAGTCAGCCAATACACAGGTCCTGCAG GTATCTGAGGCCTGTGATGCTGTGTTCGTGGCTGGCCAGGAGAGCCGGGGTGCCAAGGGTGTGAGGGTGGACTTCTGGTGGCGCCGACTTCGGGCCTCACTGAAGCTGACTGTATGGGCCCCAGTCCTCCCCCTGCGCATTGAGCTGACTGACACCACTCTGGAACAAATCCGAGGCTGGAGGGTCCCAGGCCCAGCAGAAGG GCAGTTGGAGCCTGAGGCTGCTGTTGAGGAGGTCGAGCGGCGCTCCCGTGGTTGCCGCCTGCAGTACCAAAGAGCTGGTGTGCGCTTCTTGGTGCCCTTTGCGGCTCACCCGCTGGATGGTGGCCGCCGCCTCACCCACCTACTAGGTCCTGACTGGTTGCTGGATGTGAGTCACCTCGTGGCAGCCCATGCCCACGTGCAAGATCCTCGTATAGCCTCCTTGGAAGATGGCCGCATCCTAGTGGGACGGGAGCCTGGAGTCACCTCTATCGAG GTTCGTTCCCCGCTATCTGACTCCATCCTGGGGGAGCAGGCACTGGCGGTGACAGACGACAAGGTCTCAGTGCTGGATCTGCGAGTGCAGCCAGTGATGGGCATCTCACTGTCCCTGAGCCGGGGCATGTCCCACCCTGGAGAGGTCACAGCCACATGCTGGGCCCAGTCAGCTCTTCCAGCCCCAAAGCAG GAGGTGGCCCTCTCCCTGTGGCTGTCCTTCTCTGACCACACTTTGGCCCCAGCCGAGCTCTACGACCGCAATGACCTGGGACTGTCGGTCTCCGCTGAGGAGCCCGGTGCTGTTCTGCCAGCTGAAGAGCAGGGAGCCCAGCTTGGTGTGGTGGTGAGTGGCGTGGGTGCCGAAGGGCTGCCACTACACGTGGCTCTGCACCCACCGGAACCCTGCCGCCGGGGCCGCCATCGAGTTCCCCTGGCCTCAGGCACTGCCTGGCTGGGGCTGCCTCCTTTGCCCACAccagctcctcctcctgtcccctccagCCCTGCCCAGACCCCACCGTTCACAGAATCCACTGTAGAGGGAAAGCGGCAGGTAGCAGGTGATATGGGGGGCCATGTGGGTATTAGGGGCAAGTTTGAGCGGGCAGAGGAAGATGCTGGGAAGGGAGAGAATGAGgccaaagaagaggaggaagatgaggaagagatgGTGCCTGCCCCTCAGCGTGTCACCGACCTAGAGCTGGGAATGTACGCTCTGCTGGGCATCTTCTGTTTGACCATCCTCATCTTCCTGGTCAATGGTGTGGTCTTTGTGTTGCGATACCAGCGCAAGGAGCCTCCTGACAGCGCCACAGACCCTTCCTCCCCTCAGCCACATAACTGGGTCTGGCTGGGCACCAATCAGGAGGAACTGAGTAGGCAGTTGGACCGATGCTCTTCCTCGGGTCCACCCAAGGGGGAGGGCGGCTGCCCCTGTGAAAGTGGGGCAGGAGGGGATGCCTCAACCGTGGCCCCCAGTGCTTCAGAGGGCCCTGCTGGCTCCTCGAGCACCCTGGCCCGCAAAGAAGCCGGGGGACGTCGGAAACGAGTCGAGTTTGTGACATTTGCACCAGCGCCCCCAGCCCAGCTGCCTGAGGAGCCTGTAGGGGCCCCGGCTGTACAGTCCATCCTGGTCGCAGGTGAGGAGGACATCCGCTGGGTGTGCGAGGACATGGGGCTGAAGGACCCAGAGGAGCTTCGAAACTACATGGAAAGGATCCGGGGCAGCTCCTGA